The following are encoded together in the Neomonachus schauinslandi chromosome X, ASM220157v2, whole genome shotgun sequence genome:
- the LOC110581433 gene encoding transcription elongation factor A protein-like 3 — protein MEKLYNENEGKLEIEGTPEDEVEPEDEGKSDEEEKLEMEGKPGHEGKLQSKGQPDDEGQPEDEGKQEKQGKSENEGRPHGEGKPESLAKPESEPRAAEKRPAEDYVPRKAKRKTDRGTDDSPKDYQEDLQERHLGSEEMMRECGDMSRAQEELRKKQKMGGFHWMQRDVQDPFAPRGQRGIRGVRGGGRGQRGLHDIPYL, from the coding sequence ATGGAAAAACTCTacaatgaaaatgaaggaaagctgGAAATCGAGGGAACGCCAGAAGATGAAGTAGAGCCTGAAGATGAAGGAAAATCAGATGAGGAAGAAAAGCTGGAAATGGAGGGGAAGCCAGGGCATGAGGGAAAGCTCCAGAGTAAGGGACAGCCAGATGATGAGGGACAACCAGAAGATGAGGGAAAGCAAGAAAAGCAGGGCAAGTCTGAAAATGAGGGGAGACCACACGGTGAGGGCAAGCCAGAATCCCTGGCAAAGCCTGAGAGTGAGCCACGGGCTGCCGAAAAGCGCCCAGCTGAAGATTACGTGCccaggaaagcaaaaagaaaaacagacagggGGACAGATGATTCCCCCAAGGACTATCAGGAGGACTTACAGGAAAGGCACTTGGGCAGTGAGGAGATGATGAGAGAATGTGGAGATATGTCAAGGGCTCAGGAAGAGctaaggaaaaaacagaaaatgggtGGTTTTCACTGGATGCAAAGAGATGTACAGGATCCGTTTGCCCCAAGGGGGCAACGGGGTAtcaggggggtgaggggtggaggtaGGGGCCAAAGAGGCTTACATGATATCCCATATCTTTAA